In Anthonomus grandis grandis chromosome 17, icAntGran1.3, whole genome shotgun sequence, the DNA window CAGCAACGCTACGGACAAGGACAACAGAAAAACCATCGAGGGGGGCGCGACAAGGATAACAACGGGACAGAGAGTGCGATAGTAGTAGATCCAGAAGAAAAGGAGAATTTCCTACTACAAGTCAGTCAACACTCTaactaataaaaattgacaataaataaaaaattacttgtagGCCTCGGAACAACAACAACATCATCAGCAGGATGACAATAACGTCGAAGTGGGCCCCGATAAACGTGACGGGGGCGCGAAAAGGGGGCGGAGCCGTCGCGGGGGACGAGGAAGGGGCGGCCCCAATAAACCGGGCGTCGACGGTGCGTCGGTGGGGTCGCCGGTGCACGTCGCGACGCCCCGTACCGTCGCCAAGGTGCAATAATCGTGAGGTTAATTCGAGTTGTAATAATATAGTGACAGTTTTGGTTCCTTTTGAGTATGTTTTTTTGTTAGCAATAAGCCCCGGAAATTGGCAGAAAATTGTAGATTTTAAGCAGTGGCGTTCAGtattttttggaattaattaaaaatttgactttcATTGGGGTTGTTTTATTCCTggagttgtgttttttttgctcGGGCATGATATtcaaaaagtgaaataaaaatgtttcagatgcatggatttttgtggtttttttaatgaaaggtGAAGAACagttcaaagaatcttttaaaagaaaaatcaagtcAATCTGAGCACTAggagtggagttatgacccaattTACCCAACAATGTGTCCTTTCAGACATGATTTCCTAAAACTTGAATAacaaattttctaattaatggATTTTTATGATCTTTTCAATAAAAGCTTAAAAACATCCCacagaaacttttaaaacaaaaatcaatccaTTCTGAGTACTAGAAGTCAAGTGACGACCTAAGTTACTTGGACAAGTTTCTGCTCTCGGacaagattttcaaaaactgaaataaaaaaacttctaatgcacggattttcatgattttcctAATGAAAGTTTAGAAatattccaaagaaacttttaaaacaaaaatcaagtcaatctgagcactagaagtagAGTTATGACCCAATTTACCCAACACCGTGTCCTTTCAGACATGATTTCCTAAAACATGGATAacaaattttctaattaatcgatttttatgatttttttaataaaagcttaaaaacattccaaagaaacttttaaaacaaaaatcaagtcaaTCTGAGCCTTAggagtggagttatgacccaattTACCCAACACCATGTCCGTTCAGACACGATTTCctaaaacttgaataaaaaaatttttaattaatggatttgtatgattttttcaataaatgcttaaaaacaACCCacagaaacttttaaaacaaaaatcaacccgatctgagcactagaagttgACTTACAACCCAAGTTACCTGAACCCACCAAGTCTTTCCCGTAAAACAAAATGATCAATAACTTAAAGAGTAAAAACcaccttttttttcttataaaataaatcaaattgttCACTTTAATTTTGCCCTTTTCCCATTAGACTTGAGGAACAAAAACActgtagaaaataaataatttataacacATCTGAACGGTAACAACAACATTCATTAAATCAAACTATTTCGCCCACTTGACGGCCCTCAAAGGGTAAAACAAATACTTGTGGCGGAGCCTTTCGACTTCCACCCTAAAGGCCAAAGCCAGCAAAGTAAAATTCTTAGAATACCACTCGAAattataacttaaatgggtCCTCCAGTACTTGTCGAGAAAACCCTTATAAAACTCACTCATTTCGTCCATGTTCAGTTGCGGCTTACTATCGGACGTGTGTTGCTTAATATATGCGGCTTTCTCCTAAAATCACCCCAAAATTCACATACAAAAAAACCATCGGAAACTAGCACTAACCTTTTTAAAGTTGCTGTTATGCAAAGCCCAGAACTCGTGGTTCCATTTTTGGGTCTTATCGGCTGTCTCCCGGAACCTTTGCTGCAAAACCGTCTCGTTATCAAGTATTTTCCTAATAATCGGCCTTAAGTTTGACTGGGAATCGGGGGGGCCTATTAAGTCAACATGAGTGTCTGGGTTTAATACTATTACAGGCTCTTCTAAGGATTTTTCTAATGTTATTGATCGGGGGGCCGCCCTGGACGACTTAAGCCTATGCGAGGGCTAAAATAAGGTTGATATCAAGGTAAGTATTATCGTAATTAATCAGTTATTTATAATAGTGATAAGTAAGCACTTGTAAATTACATAATAACCTGTGAAAAGACTAACAGGAAAACGGGTGTTTTACCTTTAGAACTGTGCAGTACCGTTGAGCCCTACGTAGGCTCGATAAGGGCAAAGACATTTTCCTGTATAATgttgaaagtttttatttatttacgtgtTTCACTTGGAAAAATTCATATTAatggtttttcaaaatttgaaaccGGGAGCGTCTGGTGTTTGACGTACGGGGATTGAACAGCTGCTTGTCACATGTCAAAGCGGGTTCAACAATGCGCCGTTAGATGGCGTCTCCAGCTGATAGAAACCTGAAAATTGATTAAGACATGATAAGGATTCCCATAGGGCTTCTTTTATgacctatttatttattgtccCTTGATGACAGCTGACAGAGTGAGGTTAGAAATTTGTGATGTGGTGGGGGAGGATTATTAATGCCAATAAGTGCAACGTTGCCAACTTGTACCTTATTATTTCATTTCCAGGACAATGGGGCCTAAATTGGGCCACGTAATAATacctaaaacgtttttttatcaacaaaaattaaacgtcccGAGCGATCTAATTATTTTCCCCggatatatataaaaaaaagcgaAGCGTTCGTTTGTTGGAGGGATGATGATGATTACGTCATTTGTTTCGGGCTCCCCTTTTTCCGCCGGGGGCGTAGGTACAcgtaaattaactttttagacGTCCCTCCGTAATGATCTTCGCTTTGTTTCAGCCCGGTGTGTTTATTTAGCCGATTAgcgcatttttaattttaattgtttaattaaataaaaaaaaaactctcttACGACCGGACTAATGAGCTGCAAGAGAGAGACAGTTGTACTATAGCGACGTGCTGGAGTGAGAGGCATATATGCATATACATGCATTTTTATAGTCCGGTGGTCTAAGACATTTAAGTGAGCGCGGAAAGGGGTCAATAAAAAGCCCCTTTTATTACTTCTCAAAGGGAAAAAAGGGTTTTTCCGTGACGTATAATGGCTCCGATATAATACGCGGAAGTATCGGATCCGCATTTTCTTTCTCCCAATATATTTCGAAAAGCTGTAAGCCGATAAGGAAAACTATTAGAGCTCGCTCGCTGCCTAAGAATGCCCTCTCGCTCGGATGATTTTATAGGACTCCAAAGAAAAACTGATAATCCTATGAGGGATTTTGTATCGATTCGAAATTCCAATTGCTTTGTAACTCGAATACTATTTTcagataaaaattcaatttgcgGCAAACGCTCGTCGTACATCTACTTTACTTTCTGCGTAGAAAACTGAAAACGGGCAAAGGGTtcggttttttatcaaatataaccGGAAGCGGAACTCCACAGTTATTGCCAAGTctagtatataatatatatcgTCACAATTACTTAAACAGATGACGTTGCGGCTTTTACGCCTACATAAATATTGACGTCATCGGAGAAACTATAcatattattagtttttcctCGCCTTGATGTAAGATAAAGGGCGAGGGTTTCCATGCACACCCCTCGTGTCTCTAACAAATACTTAAGGGCCACTCACCGTGGCCTGTTTCGCGGTAAAGGGGGGACACTTAACGTTGTACGCGGCATGTTGACGGATAATTAAGAgaaggagatttttttttaggccgaggattttttaaaatttggtcccAGTTAAACGGGTAGAATTTATATTCCAACTTCTGGATAAATCCTTTACTAATGTATACGGTGGAGGGCCTCTCTATATCCGTTCGTTTTCTTAGCTCCGCTCTCGAGCGCGTCTCCTATTTGAATACTTTATGCCCCCTCTTCAGTTGGAAAATTCAATTTCAAGGGTTTTCTTCATACGTACACACGAATCTGCACGGATAAATAAAGCATCGAGTCGTCATTGTACCTACtagtatttacaataattcAAACCTAAAAAATGGCTATAATTCGATGGAGAAGCAGAGAGGGTGTTTTTTTCTTGGCATAATAAAGGGGTCGTTTGGGCCTTGATTTAGACGTCATCGCTGTTATTTATTCACCTGGATACGGGTGATGGACCGCCCGAAGGAATGCAATAACGCTTTGCCATTTGCAGTGAGCGTTAAACCCCGTAAATTTCCCGAATCGGCCCGGACCGTGTCCAACAATATGCGAGATTTAGAGAGAAAACAGCCGCCCTCCGCCCCCCCTGAAATAAAGGGCTCCAAACAGAATTAAAATCGTGGAAATTTCCGTGGTCGCCCAATTTCGACCTCGGACCCGGGTATACCGCATAAACTAGTTTCAAACAAAACAGTTTTCGCTCTGGTCCGCTTTGATTACTTAGCGGGCAAGTGCAGTTCAGTTGGTTCaggtgtttttattttcactataATGTGGTGGTTTTGGTCTGTTAGTTTTCAGATGGTTCAGACGAGCGcacagtttttcaaaattcgatGCTTTCGATGGCCGATTTACTGAATAAAACCAcaactttcttaaaataaacCTATCTATCAAGTGGgtggatttttttcttattgtccccctgaaaaattaacatttccaTTAAAAACGTTGATGGAAAGTCTATTAAAACTCCTAATTCGGGTAATTGTTTTCTAGGCCCGAAGGAGTGCGGCCCTTTAATCAGAACCTCCTTAACTTCTACGAAAACGATCTTTC includes these proteins:
- the LOC126746261 gene encoding COA8 family protein CG14806, mitochondrial — encoded protein: MSLPLSSLRRAQRYCTVLKPSHRLKSSRAAPRSITLEKSLEEPVIVLNPDTHVDLIGPPDSQSNLRPIIRKILDNETVLQQRFRETADKTQKWNHEFWALHNSNFKKEKAAYIKQHTSDSKPQLNMDEMSEFYKGFLDKYWRTHLSYNFEWYSKNFTLLALAFRVEVERLRHKYLFYPLRAVKWAK